The Cellulophaga sp. L1A9 genome window below encodes:
- a CDS encoding sulfatase, with amino-acid sequence MRNGKYVLMQLMLLCFVALGNSQHQENEQVKPNILFISIDDLRPALGVYGDTEVITPNIDALASEGMTFMEAYAQVAVCAPSRASLMTGLRPDATRVWHLGDKFREINPEAVTMPQYFSKNGYHTVNMGKIFHNYMPDSISWDEPDLRPSRYLKEEWLKRDGETFYISEAVNKSQAIKRDSLLKLRPERYADGWNTGPAWEAAEVHDTMYYDGAQTKLAKQTLTRLSKTKTPFFFGLGYFRPHLPFAAPKKYWDLYDREKIPTAINPEIPEGAPLYSMNSMYELRHYDGFNHIGHPTSSKRISKDTIQTLKHGYYASVSYVDALLGDLIAHMKTIGIYDNTIIILFGDHGWKLGEHNSWGKMTNYNIDLKVPMIIRYPDQKLRGAKSSEITELIDMFPSLCELSGIPIPENMQGTSFVPLLKKPDLSWKKAAFSQFHRRPKVSADGKRYMGYSMNTEKYHYIEWYGWNEKTGTKKAFVSAELYDSENDAFETINLAKNENYTKVISALSKQLLAGWENAKPNSEQTR; translated from the coding sequence ATGAGGAATGGTAAGTATGTACTGATGCAGTTGATGTTGTTGTGTTTTGTAGCACTCGGCAATAGCCAACATCAAGAAAATGAACAGGTAAAACCTAATATTCTTTTTATATCTATCGATGATCTTAGACCAGCTCTAGGCGTATATGGAGATACTGAAGTTATCACTCCGAATATAGATGCCTTAGCGTCTGAAGGAATGACCTTTATGGAGGCCTATGCACAAGTTGCTGTTTGCGCACCATCTAGAGCTAGTTTAATGACGGGTTTACGGCCCGATGCTACACGAGTTTGGCACTTGGGAGATAAGTTTAGAGAGATAAACCCTGAAGCTGTAACTATGCCCCAATATTTTTCGAAGAATGGTTACCATACCGTGAATATGGGTAAAATTTTTCATAATTATATGCCTGATTCGATATCATGGGATGAACCAGATTTAAGGCCTTCTCGATATTTGAAAGAAGAATGGCTTAAAAGAGATGGAGAAACTTTTTACATTAGCGAAGCGGTAAATAAATCACAGGCTATAAAAAGAGATTCTCTATTAAAATTGCGACCAGAACGTTATGCAGATGGTTGGAATACTGGACCCGCTTGGGAAGCTGCCGAGGTGCACGATACCATGTACTATGATGGGGCACAAACAAAATTAGCAAAGCAAACTTTAACTAGACTTTCTAAAACTAAAACTCCATTCTTCTTTGGATTGGGGTATTTTAGACCACATTTACCATTTGCAGCGCCCAAAAAGTATTGGGATTTATACGATCGGGAAAAAATTCCTACTGCTATAAATCCTGAAATTCCGGAGGGGGCTCCGCTTTATAGTATGAACTCCATGTACGAATTAAGGCATTATGATGGCTTTAATCATATTGGCCACCCTACGTCCTCAAAACGTATATCAAAAGATACGATCCAAACCTTAAAGCATGGGTATTATGCCAGTGTAAGTTATGTAGATGCTTTGTTGGGTGATCTTATTGCCCATATGAAGACGATTGGTATCTATGATAATACCATTATCATTTTATTTGGAGATCATGGTTGGAAATTAGGAGAGCATAATAGTTGGGGTAAAATGACAAACTATAACATTGATTTAAAAGTACCTATGATTATTCGGTATCCAGATCAGAAACTTAGAGGAGCAAAGAGTTCTGAAATTACAGAATTAATAGATATGTTCCCTTCTCTTTGTGAGCTTTCGGGGATTCCTATTCCTGAGAATATGCAAGGCACTAGTTTTGTTCCTTTATTAAAAAAACCCGATTTATCTTGGAAAAAGGCTGCTTTTAGTCAGTTTCACCGCCGACCAAAAGTATCTGCAGATGGTAAACGCTATATGGGGTATTCTATGAATACGGAGAAATATCATTATATAGAATGGTATGGTTGGAATGAAAAAACGGGTACTAAAAAGGCGTTTGTGTCGGCAGAGTTATACGATTCAGAAAATGATGCTTTTGAAACTATTAATCTCGCAAAAAATGAAAATTATACCAAAGTGATTTCAGCCTTGTCAAAACAACTTTTGGCAGGATGGGAAAATGCGAAACCAAATTCAGAACAGACCAGATAG